A genomic stretch from Falco cherrug isolate bFalChe1 chromosome 1, bFalChe1.pri, whole genome shotgun sequence includes:
- the C1H4orf19 gene encoding uncharacterized protein C4orf19 homolog isoform X1, with amino-acid sequence MLHSPSLSLAFPLSLSRLKKIQMGCRCCKMIQSYIFDPEEVQSPGRIHEVNSYEHNEQGGNKSKFKENSKIQECKNELQKDELNRPENRNQVNSTKETLWNHRGNDFQEDGLVKCVAKLDVAVNSGTSCAGVHSMLNPNTNTVKEASEQGTSSQSEASLVTNKDFYTKSNRSGQELELEAGRQAKAACNEPNSIQDENSGSAEDKGSAILETQDNAIQLPDVDYPQNGKQTRNYVEKYSFPVNCAHSDQNAGPSAIQDQDFCVIPPLPMKESSIEPFKTYSTSLSEGITGSITAVAVTKVAQAPTHPKYKDINGETEDEDAEVAAALAALEAATAGEDLEDDDEY; translated from the exons ATGCTTCACtcaccttccctctcccttgccttccctctctctctttccagaTTAAAGAAAATCCAGATGGGGTGCAGGTGCTGCAAAATGATACAAAG CTATATTTTTGATCCAGAAGAAGTACAGTCGCCTGGACGCATTCATGAAGTAAACAGCTATGAACACAATGAGCAAGGTGGCAATAAATCCAAATTCAAAGAGAACAGTAAAATTCAAGAATGTAAAAATGAACTCCAGAAGGATGAGCTAAATAGACCAGAAAATAGAAATCAGGTAAATAGCACAAAAGAAACTCTCTGGAACCACAGAGGCAATGATTTTCAAGAAGATGGACTTGTGAAGTGTGTTGCAAAGCTTGATGTTGCAGTCAATAGTGGCACCTCCTGTGCTGGAGTGCACTCCATGCTCAACCCCAACACAAACACAGTGAAAGAAGCCAGTGAACAGGGAACATCCAGCCAGTCAGAGGCTTCTTTAGTCACCAATAAAGACTTCTACACCAAATCAAATAGGTCTGGGCAGGAACTTGAACTAGAGGCAGGTAGGCAGGCAAAGGCAGCCTGCAATGAACCAAACAGTATTCAAGATGAGAACTCTGGGTCTGCAGAAGACAAAGGAAGTGCAATATTGGAGACACAAGACAATGCCATACAACTGCCAGATGTTGATTATCCCCAAAATGGCAAACAAACCAGGAACTATGTTGAAAAATATAGCTTTCCAGTCAATTGTGCACATTCAGACCAAAATGCTGGGCCTTCAGCAATACAGGACCAGGACTTTTGTGTAATCCCACCTTTGCCTATGAAGGAGAGCAGTATTGAACCTTTTAAAACTTACTCCACAAGTTTGAGTGAGGGTATTACTGGTAGTATCACTGCTGTGGCTGTTACCAAAGTAGCACAGGCACCCACACACCCCAAATATAAAGACATTAATGGAGAAACTGAAGATGAAGATGCAGAagttgcagcagctctggctgcactGGAGGCTGCAACTGCAGGGGAAGACCTGGAAGATGACGATGAGTACTAG
- the C1H4orf19 gene encoding uncharacterized protein C4orf19 homolog isoform X2, producing the protein MGCRCCKMIQSYIFDPEEVQSPGRIHEVNSYEHNEQGGNKSKFKENSKIQECKNELQKDELNRPENRNQVNSTKETLWNHRGNDFQEDGLVKCVAKLDVAVNSGTSCAGVHSMLNPNTNTVKEASEQGTSSQSEASLVTNKDFYTKSNRSGQELELEAGRQAKAACNEPNSIQDENSGSAEDKGSAILETQDNAIQLPDVDYPQNGKQTRNYVEKYSFPVNCAHSDQNAGPSAIQDQDFCVIPPLPMKESSIEPFKTYSTSLSEGITGSITAVAVTKVAQAPTHPKYKDINGETEDEDAEVAAALAALEAATAGEDLEDDDEY; encoded by the exons ATGGGGTGCAGGTGCTGCAAAATGATACAAAG CTATATTTTTGATCCAGAAGAAGTACAGTCGCCTGGACGCATTCATGAAGTAAACAGCTATGAACACAATGAGCAAGGTGGCAATAAATCCAAATTCAAAGAGAACAGTAAAATTCAAGAATGTAAAAATGAACTCCAGAAGGATGAGCTAAATAGACCAGAAAATAGAAATCAGGTAAATAGCACAAAAGAAACTCTCTGGAACCACAGAGGCAATGATTTTCAAGAAGATGGACTTGTGAAGTGTGTTGCAAAGCTTGATGTTGCAGTCAATAGTGGCACCTCCTGTGCTGGAGTGCACTCCATGCTCAACCCCAACACAAACACAGTGAAAGAAGCCAGTGAACAGGGAACATCCAGCCAGTCAGAGGCTTCTTTAGTCACCAATAAAGACTTCTACACCAAATCAAATAGGTCTGGGCAGGAACTTGAACTAGAGGCAGGTAGGCAGGCAAAGGCAGCCTGCAATGAACCAAACAGTATTCAAGATGAGAACTCTGGGTCTGCAGAAGACAAAGGAAGTGCAATATTGGAGACACAAGACAATGCCATACAACTGCCAGATGTTGATTATCCCCAAAATGGCAAACAAACCAGGAACTATGTTGAAAAATATAGCTTTCCAGTCAATTGTGCACATTCAGACCAAAATGCTGGGCCTTCAGCAATACAGGACCAGGACTTTTGTGTAATCCCACCTTTGCCTATGAAGGAGAGCAGTATTGAACCTTTTAAAACTTACTCCACAAGTTTGAGTGAGGGTATTACTGGTAGTATCACTGCTGTGGCTGTTACCAAAGTAGCACAGGCACCCACACACCCCAAATATAAAGACATTAATGGAGAAACTGAAGATGAAGATGCAGAagttgcagcagctctggctgcactGGAGGCTGCAACTGCAGGGGAAGACCTGGAAGATGACGATGAGTACTAG